Proteins co-encoded in one Meiothermus sp. genomic window:
- a CDS encoding P-II family nitrogen regulator, with amino-acid sequence MALVSLKLVTIIAEGFLEEKLVRDIKKLGAKGYTITAARGEGSRGVRASEWEGSNIRLETIVSPAVAEKILNHLAEVYFANYAVIAFVENVEVVRGDKYT; translated from the coding sequence ATGGCCCTGGTTTCACTCAAGCTGGTTACCATCATCGCCGAGGGGTTTCTGGAAGAAAAGCTGGTGCGAGACATCAAGAAGCTTGGGGCCAAAGGCTACACCATCACGGCTGCCCGGGGTGAGGGCAGCCGGGGGGTGCGGGCCAGCGAGTGGGAAGGAAGCAACATCCGCCTGGAAACCATCGTAAGCCCCGCCGTGGCCGAAAAAATCCTGAACCACCTGGCCGAGGTGTATTTTGCCAACTATGCGGTGATTGCCTTTGTGGAAAACGTCGAGGTGGTGCGGGGCGATAAATACACCTAG
- the purE gene encoding 5-(carboxyamino)imidazole ribonucleotide mutase has protein sequence MELPLHPLVGLIMGSKSDWETMQHAAQTLEQLQVPYEVRVVSAHRTPDLLFEYAEQAEARGLEVIIAGAGGAAHLPGMTAAKTSLPVLGVPVESRSLKGLDSLLSIVQMPAGVPVGTLAIGRAGAINAALLAVSILANKYPPCKAALAQYRKTQTEAVLAEPDPR, from the coding sequence ATGGAGCTACCCCTTCACCCCCTGGTGGGCCTGATCATGGGCTCGAAGTCGGACTGGGAAACCATGCAGCACGCTGCACAGACCTTAGAGCAGCTACAGGTGCCCTACGAGGTGCGGGTGGTCTCGGCGCACCGTACCCCGGATTTGCTGTTTGAATACGCCGAGCAAGCCGAGGCGCGGGGCCTCGAGGTCATCATCGCCGGGGCCGGGGGCGCGGCGCACCTGCCCGGCATGACCGCGGCCAAAACCAGCCTGCCGGTGCTGGGGGTACCGGTGGAGTCCAGGAGCCTCAAAGGGCTGGACTCGCTCCTGTCCATCGTGCAGATGCCGGCCGGGGTGCCGGTGGGTACCCTGGCAATTGGCCGTGCCGGCGCGATCAATGCCGCGTTGCTGGCCGTGAGCATTCTGGCCAACAAATACCCCCCGTGCAAAGCAGCCTTAGCACAGTATCGCAAAACCCAGACCGAGGCGGTGCTGGCCGAACCCGATCCCCGATGA
- a CDS encoding 2-oxoacid:acceptor oxidoreductase subunit alpha, whose translation MNVLERQQEAGLATPTPIINDFSLVVATANGTGSQTANLTLLRSFFKLGIPVHGKNIFPSNIQGLPTWYHIRVSHEGYIARKPSEILVAFNPATAHEDLQELPSGGVCIYNADLKNLPKRNDITYYPVPVGELIAGIDVPVKRKPYIANMTYVGVVAWMLGVPLEVVEEALGAQFDYRQKLVESNMQVVRRAHAWATENLHKQDPFRLEPMNKTEGLIIMTGNEAGALGAVFGGVSVAAWYPITPSTSFMDALREFLPKLRKDENGKPTYTVIQAEDELAAAGIIMGAGWAGARALTATSGPGISLMAEFVSYGYFTEIPAVIWDIQRVGPSTGLPTRTSQGDVSFAYTLGHGDTKHPILFPSSIEECFEFGWKSLDLAEQLQTPVFVLSDLDLGMNNWMGKPFEYPDQPMQRGKVLSAEQLEALGSFARYKDVDGDGIPYRTLPGTPHPLAAYFTRGSGHNEQAQYSERADDWERNMARLARKFETARNLVPAPAVDHHPAARVGLIAYGTTRYAIEEARDRLASQLPTSFLRLRALPINQQVRDFVAAHERVYVIELNRDGQMCSILQAEMPDYAARIRSIAHLDGLPLTARWVQERLLQEEASA comes from the coding sequence ATGAACGTTCTGGAACGACAGCAGGAGGCGGGCCTGGCAACCCCTACACCCATCATCAACGACTTTTCGCTAGTGGTAGCCACCGCCAACGGAACCGGAAGTCAGACCGCAAACCTCACGCTGTTGCGGTCTTTTTTTAAGCTGGGCATACCGGTTCACGGCAAGAACATCTTTCCTTCCAACATCCAGGGGCTTCCTACCTGGTATCACATCCGGGTGAGCCACGAGGGCTACATTGCCCGCAAGCCCTCGGAAATTCTGGTGGCCTTCAACCCCGCCACCGCCCACGAAGACCTGCAGGAGCTACCCAGCGGCGGGGTATGTATCTACAATGCCGATCTCAAGAACCTGCCCAAGCGCAACGACATCACCTATTACCCGGTTCCGGTTGGCGAGCTCATCGCTGGGATTGACGTGCCGGTCAAGCGCAAGCCCTACATCGCCAACATGACCTACGTGGGGGTGGTGGCCTGGATGCTGGGGGTGCCGCTGGAGGTGGTGGAAGAAGCCCTGGGTGCGCAGTTCGACTACCGCCAAAAGCTGGTGGAAAGCAATATGCAGGTGGTGCGCCGGGCCCACGCCTGGGCCACCGAGAACCTGCACAAACAAGACCCGTTCCGCCTCGAGCCCATGAACAAGACCGAGGGCCTGATCATCATGACCGGCAACGAGGCCGGGGCCTTAGGGGCGGTGTTCGGCGGGGTGAGCGTGGCGGCCTGGTACCCCATCACCCCCTCCACCAGCTTTATGGATGCCCTGCGGGAGTTTTTGCCCAAACTCCGCAAGGATGAAAACGGCAAACCCACCTACACCGTGATTCAGGCCGAGGACGAGCTGGCCGCCGCCGGCATTATCATGGGCGCGGGCTGGGCCGGGGCCCGGGCCCTTACCGCCACCAGCGGCCCTGGTATCAGCCTGATGGCCGAGTTCGTCAGCTACGGCTACTTCACCGAGATTCCCGCGGTGATCTGGGATATCCAGCGGGTCGGCCCCAGCACTGGCCTGCCCACCCGCACCAGCCAGGGGGATGTCTCCTTTGCCTACACCCTGGGTCACGGCGACACCAAACACCCCATCCTGTTCCCCTCCTCCATCGAGGAATGCTTCGAGTTTGGCTGGAAGTCGCTGGACCTGGCCGAGCAGCTCCAGACCCCGGTGTTTGTACTCTCCGATCTGGATCTGGGCATGAACAACTGGATGGGCAAACCCTTTGAGTACCCCGACCAGCCCATGCAGCGCGGCAAGGTGCTGAGCGCCGAGCAGCTCGAGGCCCTGGGCAGCTTCGCCCGCTACAAGGACGTGGACGGCGACGGCATTCCCTACCGTACCCTGCCCGGCACCCCCCACCCCCTGGCCGCCTACTTTACCCGCGGCAGCGGCCACAACGAACAGGCCCAGTACAGCGAGCGGGCCGACGACTGGGAGCGCAACATGGCCCGTCTGGCCCGCAAGTTCGAGACCGCCCGCAACCTGGTGCCGGCTCCCGCAGTAGACCACCACCCCGCCGCCCGGGTGGGCCTCATCGCCTACGGCACCACCCGCTATGCCATCGAGGAAGCCCGCGACCGGCTGGCCTCCCAGCTTCCCACCAGCTTTTTGCGCCTGCGGGCCCTGCCCATCAACCAGCAGGTGCGCGATTTTGTGGCGGCCCACGAGCGGGTCTACGTAATCGAGCTCAACCGCGACGGGCAGATGTGCAGCATTCTCCAGGCCGAGATGCCCGATTATGCTGCCCGTATTCGCTCAATTGCCCACCTGGACGGGCTGCCTCTCACGGCCCGCTGGGTACAAGAACGTCTGTTGCAAGAAGAGGCCAGCGCCTAA
- a CDS encoding 2-oxoacid:ferredoxin oxidoreductase subunit beta, with the protein MENPSPVPPIKLNAVGLSKKDYDGSPSTLCKGCGHNSIASQVVQVGFELNLRPHEIIKLSGIGCSSKSPAYFLGMSHGFNALHGRMPSVATGALLANHTLKAIGVSGDGDTGSIGMGQFKHLMRRNVRMVYVVENNGVYGLTKGQFSATAEEGLELKYAGHNEFPPVDLCMEAIIAGCGFVARSFAGDAKQVRELLKAALSHRGTALLDIISPCVAFNNEDDSPKSYSYGTKHEQPLHELGFIPHAEEISIEPLEPGEFRTVRLHDGSLISLRNLGHDYDPTNKLAALERLQRAQETGEFITGLIYYNPDRPSLAELEGLSTPLAQLSPEQLRPSQAALEQLLQSYR; encoded by the coding sequence ATGGAAAACCCCAGTCCAGTCCCGCCCATCAAGCTCAACGCGGTGGGCCTCAGCAAAAAAGATTACGACGGAAGCCCCAGCACCCTGTGCAAGGGCTGCGGCCACAACTCCATCGCCAGCCAGGTGGTGCAGGTCGGCTTCGAGCTCAACCTACGGCCCCACGAAATTATCAAGCTTTCGGGCATCGGCTGTTCGTCCAAGTCGCCGGCCTATTTTTTGGGCATGTCCCACGGCTTCAACGCCCTGCACGGGCGGATGCCCAGCGTAGCTACAGGAGCCCTGCTGGCCAACCACACCTTGAAAGCCATTGGGGTCTCGGGCGACGGCGATACCGGCAGCATTGGGATGGGGCAGTTTAAGCACCTGATGCGCCGCAATGTGCGGATGGTTTACGTCGTGGAGAACAACGGCGTGTACGGCCTCACCAAGGGGCAGTTCTCGGCCACCGCGGAAGAGGGCCTCGAGCTCAAATACGCCGGCCACAACGAGTTTCCCCCGGTAGACCTGTGCATGGAGGCCATCATCGCCGGGTGCGGCTTTGTGGCCCGCAGCTTTGCCGGCGACGCCAAGCAGGTACGCGAGCTGCTCAAGGCCGCCCTCTCCCACCGGGGTACCGCCCTGCTCGACATCATCAGCCCCTGCGTGGCCTTCAACAACGAGGACGACAGCCCCAAGAGCTACAGCTACGGCACCAAGCACGAGCAACCCCTGCACGAGCTGGGTTTCATCCCCCACGCCGAGGAAATTTCCATCGAGCCCTTAGAGCCCGGCGAGTTCCGTACGGTGCGGCTGCACGACGGCTCCCTGATTAGCCTGCGCAACCTGGGCCACGACTACGACCCCACCAACAAGCTAGCAGCCCTGGAGCGCCTCCAGCGGGCCCAGGAAACCGGGGAGTTCATTACCGGCCTGATCTACTACAACCCCGACCGGCCCAGCCTGGCCGAGCTCGAGGGCCTGAGCACCCCCCTGGCCCAGCTTTCCCCCGAACAACTGCGCCCCAGCCAGGCCGCTCTGGAGCAGTTGTTGCAGTCCTATCGTTGA
- a CDS encoding amidohydrolase family protein, whose protein sequence is MLPITLLQNASVLDVQAGLLLPNQRVVVRDGLIERLEPMHLEAPEARATGVVQIDLGGKTLLPGLIDAHVHVLAWTANLRELHNASPHYNALQAAEIMRAMLLRGFTTVRDAAGADFGLKRAVEEGLIVGPRLFICGRALSQTGGHADSRAAGEIAVETVSTPVAFGRVVDGVPEVRRAAREEIRRGADHIKLMLGGGIASPTDRLTNDQFSLEEIRAAVEEAEMADLYVMAHTYTARAVNRALRAGVRSLEHCNLIDESSVELFLQHEAWMVPTLVTYQALAKEGVAAGLPQEVAYKIDLVLDKGLAALEMAYKAGVNLAYGTDLLGAMHRHQLEEFAIRAQVQPNLEVIRGATLYAARLLRAEGRLGVVAPGAYADLIAVEGNPLEDIRVLTRPEQHLELVIKGGVLHYQRDGRGVRKSGVPS, encoded by the coding sequence GTGTTGCCTATAACCCTCCTCCAAAACGCCAGCGTGCTGGATGTACAAGCTGGCCTGCTTTTGCCCAATCAGCGGGTGGTGGTTCGGGACGGCCTGATCGAGCGCCTCGAGCCCATGCACCTAGAAGCCCCCGAGGCCCGGGCCACCGGGGTGGTACAGATTGACCTGGGGGGTAAAACCCTCCTGCCAGGGCTGATTGATGCCCACGTGCACGTGCTGGCCTGGACGGCCAATCTGCGCGAACTGCACAACGCCTCCCCGCACTACAACGCCCTGCAGGCCGCCGAGATTATGCGGGCCATGCTCTTGCGCGGCTTTACCACCGTGCGGGACGCTGCCGGGGCCGACTTTGGCCTCAAGCGGGCGGTGGAGGAGGGGCTGATCGTGGGGCCGCGGCTTTTCATCTGCGGGCGGGCCCTGAGCCAGACCGGGGGCCACGCCGACAGCCGGGCGGCGGGTGAAATTGCTGTCGAGACCGTTAGCACCCCGGTGGCCTTTGGCCGGGTGGTGGACGGGGTGCCCGAGGTGCGGCGGGCGGCCCGCGAGGAGATTCGCCGGGGGGCCGACCACATCAAGCTGATGCTGGGGGGCGGTATCGCCTCGCCCACCGACCGCCTGACCAACGACCAGTTCTCCCTCGAGGAGATCCGGGCCGCGGTGGAGGAGGCCGAGATGGCCGACCTGTACGTCATGGCCCACACCTACACCGCCCGCGCGGTCAACCGGGCCCTGCGCGCGGGGGTGCGGAGCCTCGAGCACTGCAACCTGATTGACGAGTCCAGTGTGGAGCTATTCTTGCAGCACGAGGCCTGGATGGTGCCCACCCTGGTCACCTATCAGGCCCTGGCCAAAGAAGGGGTCGCGGCGGGCCTGCCCCAGGAGGTGGCCTACAAAATTGACCTGGTGCTCGATAAGGGGCTGGCCGCGCTGGAGATGGCCTATAAAGCCGGGGTGAACCTGGCCTACGGCACCGATCTGCTGGGGGCCATGCACCGGCACCAGCTCGAGGAGTTCGCCATCCGGGCGCAGGTGCAGCCCAACCTCGAGGTCATCCGCGGCGCGACCCTGTATGCCGCCCGGCTGCTGCGGGCCGAGGGGCGGCTGGGGGTGGTGGCCCCCGGTGCCTACGCCGACCTGATTGCGGTGGAGGGAAACCCGCTCGAGGACATCCGGGTGCTTACCCGCCCCGAGCAGCACCTCGAGCTGGTGATTAAAGGCGGCGTGCTGCACTACCAGCGAGACGGCAGAGGGGTAAGGAAGTCTGGGGTGCCGTCGTAG
- a CDS encoding sodium-dependent bicarbonate transport family permease: MDTLELLRANLLSPAVLAFALGIVATLVKSDLKIPDALYTTLSIYLLLSIGLKGGAALATTPFAEVWKPALATLALSIITPLLSYTTLRRLGRFDVVNAAAIAAHYGSVSAVTFIAATTFMQAAKQPVEGFLPTLVAILEVPAIVIALLIARRSLGGGSLGEAVREIFAGKSVLLLVGGSVMGFLTGPEGLKQVAAVFVEPFRGVLVLFLLELGMIAAKRLRDLRSVGGFLVGFGIAMPLIQGSLGVWLGSLAGMSVGGAMVLGAMAASASYIAAPAAVRIALPQANPSYYLTASLGITFPFNLTLGIPIYYAISRWLHGGS; this comes from the coding sequence ATGGACACCCTGGAGCTACTTCGCGCCAACCTGCTCTCCCCTGCCGTGCTGGCCTTTGCCCTGGGCATTGTGGCTACCCTGGTCAAGTCCGATTTAAAAATTCCCGATGCGCTTTATACCACCCTTTCGATCTACCTGCTGCTCTCCATCGGGCTCAAAGGTGGGGCTGCCCTTGCCACCACGCCCTTCGCCGAAGTATGGAAACCCGCATTGGCTACGCTGGCTTTGAGCATAATCACCCCGCTCCTCTCGTATACCACCCTGCGCCGCCTGGGGCGCTTTGACGTGGTCAACGCGGCGGCCATTGCCGCTCACTATGGCTCGGTCTCAGCGGTTACCTTCATTGCCGCCACCACCTTCATGCAAGCGGCAAAGCAGCCTGTGGAGGGGTTCTTGCCAACCCTGGTAGCCATTTTGGAGGTTCCGGCTATCGTGATCGCCCTGCTGATTGCCCGTCGCAGCCTGGGAGGGGGCTCACTGGGTGAAGCGGTACGGGAAATTTTCGCCGGGAAAAGCGTTTTGCTGCTGGTAGGGGGTTCGGTGATGGGGTTCCTGACCGGGCCCGAGGGTCTCAAGCAGGTAGCAGCGGTGTTCGTGGAGCCTTTTCGCGGTGTGCTGGTGCTGTTTTTGCTCGAGCTGGGGATGATAGCCGCCAAGCGCCTGCGCGACTTGCGATCGGTGGGGGGCTTCTTGGTTGGTTTTGGGATTGCCATGCCGCTGATTCAGGGCAGCCTGGGGGTATGGCTGGGCAGCCTGGCCGGCATGTCGGTGGGGGGGGCGATGGTGCTGGGCGCCATGGCCGCGAGCGCCTCGTATATTGCTGCCCCGGCCGCGGTGCGCATCGCCCTGCCCCAGGCCAACCCCAGCTACTATCTCACCGCCTCGTTGGGCATTACCTTTCCCTTCAATCTGACCCTGGGCATCCCCATCTATTACGCTATTTCTCGCTGGCTGCACGGAGGTAGTTAA